A region of Bacillus cabrialesii DNA encodes the following proteins:
- the ypwA gene encoding carboxypeptidase has protein sequence MEIHTYEKEFFDLLKRISHYSEAVALMHWDSRTGAPKNGSEDRAESIGQLSTDIFNIQTSDRMKELIDALYERFDDLSEDTKKAVELAKKEYEENKKIPEAEYKEYVILCSKAETAWEEAKGKSDFSLFSPYLEQLIEFNKRFITYWGYQEHPYDALLDLFEPGVTVKVLDQLFAELKEAIVPLVKQVTASGNKPDTSFITKTFLKEKQKELSLYFLQELGYDFDGGRLDETVHPFATTMNRGDVRVTTRYDEKDFRTAIFGTIHECGHAVYEQNIDEALSGTNLSDGASMGIHESQSLFYENFIGRNKHFWTSYYKKIQEASSEQFKDISLDDFVRAINESKPSFIRVEADELTYPLHIIIRYEIEKAIFSNEVSVEELPSLWNQKYQDYLGITPQSDAEGILQDVHWAGGDFGYFPSYALGYMYAAQLKQKMLEDLPEFDTLLERGEFHPIKQWLTEKVHIHGKRKKPLDIIKDATGEELNVRYLIDYLSNKYSNLYLA, from the coding sequence ATGGAGATACATACATATGAAAAGGAATTTTTTGATCTTTTAAAAAGAATCTCACATTATAGCGAAGCAGTTGCGTTAATGCACTGGGACTCCAGAACAGGCGCGCCAAAAAACGGCTCAGAGGACCGGGCCGAAAGCATCGGCCAGCTTTCAACAGATATATTCAATATCCAGACGTCAGATCGAATGAAGGAGCTAATCGATGCTCTGTATGAACGATTTGATGACCTGTCTGAAGATACGAAAAAGGCGGTAGAGCTGGCGAAAAAAGAGTATGAAGAGAATAAAAAAATCCCTGAGGCTGAATACAAGGAATACGTGATTCTGTGTTCAAAGGCAGAAACCGCGTGGGAAGAAGCGAAAGGAAAATCTGATTTCAGCTTGTTTTCACCCTATTTAGAACAGCTGATTGAATTCAATAAACGATTTATTACGTATTGGGGTTATCAAGAGCACCCTTATGATGCCTTGCTTGATTTGTTTGAACCGGGTGTCACGGTAAAGGTGCTTGATCAGCTGTTTGCTGAGCTCAAAGAAGCGATTGTTCCACTCGTTAAACAAGTGACAGCTTCCGGAAATAAACCTGATACAAGCTTTATTACAAAAACGTTCCTTAAAGAAAAGCAAAAAGAGCTCAGCCTGTATTTTTTACAGGAGCTTGGCTACGATTTTGATGGCGGACGGCTTGATGAAACGGTTCATCCGTTTGCGACCACGATGAACCGCGGAGACGTTCGGGTTACGACGAGATATGATGAAAAAGATTTCCGTACGGCAATCTTTGGCACCATTCATGAGTGCGGCCACGCGGTATACGAGCAAAATATTGACGAAGCACTGAGCGGCACGAACTTGTCAGACGGCGCATCAATGGGAATTCATGAATCTCAATCATTATTTTACGAGAATTTTATCGGCCGCAACAAGCATTTTTGGACGTCGTATTATAAGAAGATTCAAGAAGCATCATCTGAACAGTTCAAGGATATCTCTCTGGATGATTTTGTCCGGGCAATTAATGAATCAAAACCTTCATTTATCAGGGTTGAAGCGGATGAATTAACGTATCCTCTCCATATTATCATCCGATATGAGATTGAAAAAGCGATTTTCAGCAATGAAGTGTCAGTGGAAGAACTGCCATCGCTTTGGAATCAAAAATATCAGGATTATTTAGGGATTACACCGCAGTCGGATGCAGAGGGGATTTTACAAGACGTCCATTGGGCAGGAGGAGATTTCGGCTACTTCCCATCCTATGCGCTCGGTTACATGTATGCGGCTCAGCTGAAACAAAAAATGCTCGAGGATCTTCCAGAGTTTGATACTCTCTTGGAAAGAGGAGAATTTCATCCGATAAAACAATGGCTGACGGAAAAGGTACACATTCATGGAAAACGGAAAAAGCCGTTAGATATTATTAAAGATGCAACAGGAGAAGAACTGAATGTACGCTATTTGATTGACTATTTGTCAAATAAATATTCAAATCTTTATCTGGCGTAA
- a CDS encoding type III polyketide synthase, with protein MAFILSIGTSLPAYNVNQEKAAEFARCMFQHSFKDIDRLLTSFKNGQIQSRQFVKPIEWYKEGHSFEEKNQIYIEETLKHSREAVRECLSHPEFFQEAIPYEKVDAVFFVSSTGLSTPSIEARLMNELPFSPYTKRIPIWGLGCAGGASGLARAAEYCKAYPEAFVLVIAAELCSLTFQPKDKTKSNLIGTSLFGDGIAAALLCGEKADRTMSKLKLMPKTTDSQSVLMKESEDVMGWDFTDQGFKVIFSRDIPTLVEKWLKTNVQVFLDKHQLSFSDISVFLAHPGGKKVIDAYSKSLELSPEKLSSAQNILQKHGNMSSATILYVIKDHLLNGHKQEAERGLIGALGPGFSSELLLFSWEKGA; from the coding sequence ATGGCGTTTATTTTATCCATCGGAACAAGCCTTCCGGCGTACAATGTAAACCAGGAGAAGGCGGCCGAGTTCGCCCGCTGTATGTTTCAGCATTCCTTTAAAGATATTGACCGGCTGTTAACCTCCTTTAAAAACGGGCAAATTCAATCGAGACAATTTGTCAAGCCGATTGAATGGTATAAAGAGGGTCACAGCTTTGAAGAAAAAAATCAAATATACATAGAAGAAACGCTTAAGCACAGCAGAGAAGCTGTTCGCGAGTGTCTCTCTCATCCTGAATTTTTTCAAGAAGCCATCCCTTATGAGAAAGTGGACGCTGTTTTTTTCGTCTCCAGTACGGGCCTTTCCACCCCGAGCATCGAGGCGCGGCTCATGAATGAACTTCCGTTTTCTCCATATACAAAGCGTATCCCAATATGGGGTCTCGGCTGTGCGGGAGGAGCCAGCGGACTCGCGCGCGCAGCAGAATACTGCAAAGCGTACCCTGAGGCTTTTGTGCTTGTCATTGCTGCTGAGCTGTGCAGTCTGACATTTCAGCCGAAAGATAAAACGAAAAGCAATCTGATTGGCACCTCGCTTTTTGGTGACGGCATTGCAGCAGCCTTATTATGCGGAGAGAAGGCTGACCGCACGATGTCAAAATTGAAGCTGATGCCGAAGACAACGGATTCCCAATCTGTTTTGATGAAAGAATCCGAAGATGTCATGGGCTGGGACTTTACTGATCAAGGGTTCAAAGTCATTTTCTCAAGAGATATTCCAACTTTAGTGGAAAAATGGCTTAAAACAAATGTGCAGGTTTTTTTGGACAAACATCAGCTGTCATTCAGTGATATCAGTGTTTTTTTGGCACATCCAGGCGGAAAAAAGGTGATCGATGCATACAGCAAAAGTCTTGAACTATCACCAGAAAAGCTTTCATCTGCACAAAACATCTTACAAAAGCATGGAAATATGTCTTCAGCCACAATATTGTATGTGATCAAAGATCATCTGCTGAATGGACATAAACAGGAAGCTGAACGGGGTCTGATTGGCGCATTAGGGCCGGGATTTTCATCAGAGCTGCTGTTATTCAGCTGGGAGAAGGGGGCTTGA
- the pbuX gene encoding xanthine permease PbuX, with the protein MKNGFGKTLSLGIQHVLAMYAGAIVVPLIVGKAMGLTVEQLTYLVSIDIFMCGVATLLQVWSNRFFGIGLPVVLGCTFTAVSPMIAIGSEYGVSAVYGSIIASGLLVILISFFFGKLVSFFPPVVTGSVVTIIGITLMPVAMNNMAGGEGSADFGDLSNLALAFIVLSIIVLLYRFTKGFIKSISILIGILIGTFIAYFMGKVQFDNVSDAAVVQMIQPFYFGAPSFHAAPIITMSIVAIVSLVESTGVYFALGDLTNRRLTEKDLSKGYRAEGLAVLLGGIFNAFPYTAFSQNVGLVQLTGIKKNAVIIVTGVILMAFGLFPKIAAFTTIIPSAVLGGAMVAMFGMVIAYGIKMLSRIDFAKQENLLIVACSVGLGLGVTVVPDIFKQLPSALTLLTTNGIVAGSVTAVVLNIVYNVFSKAEKKEQKADALEQKTAV; encoded by the coding sequence ATGAAAAACGGTTTCGGAAAAACGCTGTCTTTAGGAATACAGCATGTGCTCGCCATGTACGCCGGTGCCATTGTCGTTCCCCTGATCGTCGGAAAAGCGATGGGCCTGACTGTCGAACAGCTGACTTACTTAGTATCGATTGATATTTTTATGTGCGGTGTGGCTACACTTCTGCAAGTGTGGAGCAACCGATTTTTCGGGATCGGGCTTCCGGTTGTGCTTGGCTGTACATTTACAGCTGTATCGCCGATGATTGCGATTGGATCTGAATACGGGGTCTCAGCAGTCTACGGAAGTATTATCGCTTCAGGTCTTCTTGTCATTCTTATTTCATTTTTCTTTGGAAAGCTTGTATCGTTTTTTCCGCCGGTCGTGACAGGCTCAGTTGTTACGATTATCGGTATTACCCTTATGCCTGTAGCTATGAATAACATGGCCGGCGGTGAAGGAAGTGCAGATTTCGGAGATCTTTCCAATCTTGCTCTCGCCTTTATCGTTTTGAGTATCATAGTGCTCCTATACCGTTTTACGAAAGGCTTTATCAAATCCATCTCAATTTTGATCGGTATTTTGATTGGGACCTTCATCGCTTATTTTATGGGAAAAGTTCAATTTGATAACGTTTCGGACGCGGCAGTTGTTCAAATGATTCAGCCGTTTTACTTCGGAGCGCCGTCTTTTCACGCAGCACCTATCATTACGATGTCCATCGTTGCGATTGTCAGCCTTGTGGAATCAACCGGTGTTTACTTTGCCTTAGGTGACCTGACGAACCGCCGTCTGACAGAGAAAGATTTGTCTAAAGGCTATCGCGCTGAAGGGCTGGCTGTGCTTTTGGGCGGTATATTTAACGCTTTTCCTTACACAGCGTTCTCTCAAAATGTCGGGCTCGTGCAGCTCACAGGAATCAAGAAAAATGCCGTAATTATTGTCACGGGTGTGATCTTAATGGCATTTGGGCTGTTTCCGAAGATCGCTGCTTTCACAACCATTATTCCATCAGCTGTTTTGGGCGGTGCAATGGTGGCGATGTTTGGAATGGTGATCGCTTACGGAATCAAAATGCTCAGCCGCATTGATTTTGCAAAACAGGAAAATCTGCTGATTGTTGCCTGCTCCGTGGGTTTGGGTCTTGGTGTGACAGTTGTGCCGGATATTTTTAAGCAGCTTCCGAGTGCCCTAACACTCCTTACAACAAACGGCATTGTCGCCGGCAGCGTTACTGCAGTCGTCTTGAATATTGTATATAACGTATTTTCTAAAGCTGAAAAAAAAGAACAAAAAGCTGATGCCCTTGAGCAAAAAACAGCAGTCTAA
- the fbpC gene encoding Fur-regulated basic protein FbpC yields the protein MTMLFLLGAVCTYSVLIGFVLKGISNKSVS from the coding sequence ATGACGATGCTGTTTTTGCTTGGTGCGGTCTGTACATATAGTGTGTTAATTGGTTTTGTATTAAAAGGAATCTCAAATAAATCTGTTTCATGA
- a CDS encoding dynamin family protein: MTEHNRKELLHKTGELYKQLNENKDEQRAAKLAAVMQKAADEEVYIAFTGHYSAGKSSLLNCLLMENILPTSPIPTSANLVVIRNGEKRVRLHTTDGACAELEGAYQKDKVQQYCKDGEQIESVEIFDRYTEIDPGVAYIDTPGIDSTDDAHFLSAASILHQADALFYVVHYNHVHAEENVKFLRSIKESIPNVYFIVNQIDRHDETETSFVDYKAQVEEMLCNEGIPKEALYFTSVTEPNHPFNQMGALREELKRIEQQAKNNLQTLTEQKVRNLLKEHTEMLLKDETDGPGFAEQLDTQTELVQSIRDQLDEAAKQATEAENKMKEEVNRILKNANLTPFEMRELAAAFLESREPSFKTGFFFSKAKTAQEREKRRSAFFSDVTKRTEAEADWHMIDTFHKLAKAFDVHTAESEKLIQAYHTPLEIDIIELAVKQGAAFSSEYVLQYTKDLAELIRKEAKRKAGDIIKALSAMVKERVSNDLQTINGRLIQESEKLVLLQERARLENNAREKADRMWAIWKEESVCPMHIDTNWFKPKKKKVAAPEQKRSQGKQTQQPMQKQKIKLEQELPLQDQIERFYTLSGLLGEYSMLSKQTAAFRERIKRLEERKFTLALFGGFSSGKSSFANALVGGRVLPSSPTPTTATINKITKPTNDNFNKTADVVFKTEDDITADILQLTGMQKEPAGRSFTEKWEKAVKKSRLQEEHVKLISNFLLAYEKYQPYIQEQKTLTIPLSELKPYVAEEETACAVKEVTVYYTCPITEKGITIVDTPGASSMNKRHTELAFQYIKDADAFFYMTYYQHSFSKGDRSFLRKLGLVKESLSMDKMFFVINAADLAKDKTELETVTDYVSAELVKEGIHDPQLFTVSSKEELLGKQESFYNQFPKVRKHLDRFIEVDVKKASAAQLSSEANKLCETVFQLHQSQHQSKEEKEAQKQRLILSFERTAAEIEKRRSSETIIEKVKKDTKEQLYHITQRLSFFSNDLLKSAFHPGLQNGDWKKNVGKAMKTALHEYQFEYVQEIKTLDVRMSGFIERHIAEEWLESFQKTLNEDGYFSIYAGEKHSNGIQLKEVEPDIDERVFEQEQKEIKTPKHFFEQKGKAAFIEAVRTKLNKITEHWVTNEEESLISHYTDHLRRLQEHMADKAMEQIKDQKDTYLEGYADGEHAKEIEKAYQACISWQRSSNTIKM, from the coding sequence ATGACAGAACATAACAGAAAAGAGCTTTTGCACAAAACTGGGGAACTTTATAAGCAATTGAATGAGAATAAAGATGAACAAAGGGCTGCTAAGCTGGCTGCGGTCATGCAAAAAGCGGCTGATGAAGAGGTTTATATCGCGTTTACCGGGCATTATTCAGCGGGCAAATCGTCCTTGCTGAACTGCTTGTTAATGGAGAATATTTTACCGACAAGCCCGATCCCGACAAGTGCTAACCTTGTTGTGATCAGAAACGGGGAAAAGCGTGTACGGCTTCATACAACAGACGGAGCATGCGCTGAGCTTGAGGGGGCGTATCAGAAAGACAAGGTGCAGCAATATTGCAAAGACGGCGAGCAGATTGAAAGCGTTGAAATTTTTGACCGGTATACTGAGATCGATCCCGGGGTTGCGTATATTGACACCCCTGGAATTGATTCAACTGACGATGCCCATTTCCTGTCGGCGGCTTCTATTCTCCATCAGGCGGATGCGCTGTTTTACGTTGTTCACTATAATCACGTGCACGCTGAAGAAAATGTAAAGTTTCTCAGGTCGATAAAAGAAAGCATTCCGAATGTGTACTTTATCGTCAATCAAATTGACCGCCATGATGAGACGGAGACAAGCTTCGTAGACTATAAAGCGCAGGTAGAGGAGATGCTTTGCAATGAAGGCATTCCAAAGGAAGCGCTCTATTTTACGTCAGTGACAGAACCAAACCACCCGTTTAACCAGATGGGGGCCCTGAGAGAAGAATTAAAAAGAATCGAACAGCAAGCCAAAAACAATTTGCAGACTTTAACAGAACAAAAAGTCCGCAATCTGCTGAAGGAACATACGGAAATGCTGTTAAAAGACGAAACAGACGGTCCTGGCTTTGCTGAACAGCTTGACACACAAACTGAATTGGTTCAATCGATTCGTGATCAATTGGATGAGGCGGCAAAACAAGCGACTGAGGCAGAAAACAAGATGAAGGAAGAAGTCAATCGCATTTTAAAAAACGCCAACCTGACGCCTTTTGAAATGCGTGAGCTGGCAGCTGCATTCCTAGAATCGAGGGAGCCTTCTTTTAAAACCGGTTTTTTCTTTTCGAAAGCAAAAACGGCACAGGAAAGAGAGAAAAGAAGAAGTGCTTTTTTCTCTGATGTGACAAAACGAACAGAGGCTGAAGCGGATTGGCACATGATTGACACCTTTCATAAACTCGCCAAGGCATTTGATGTTCATACAGCCGAAAGTGAAAAGCTGATTCAGGCCTATCACACTCCGCTTGAAATTGACATCATTGAGCTTGCTGTCAAACAAGGTGCAGCTTTTTCTTCTGAATATGTGCTGCAATATACAAAAGACTTGGCAGAGCTCATCCGCAAAGAGGCGAAAAGAAAAGCGGGCGACATCATAAAGGCGCTTTCCGCGATGGTGAAAGAACGTGTTTCCAATGACTTGCAAACGATCAACGGCCGGCTGATCCAGGAATCAGAAAAACTCGTCCTTCTTCAAGAACGGGCCCGTTTAGAAAATAATGCCCGCGAGAAAGCCGATCGTATGTGGGCCATTTGGAAAGAGGAGTCCGTATGTCCAATGCATATAGACACCAACTGGTTTAAACCGAAGAAAAAAAAAGTGGCAGCTCCCGAACAAAAACGAAGCCAAGGCAAGCAGACGCAGCAGCCGATGCAGAAACAAAAAATCAAATTGGAACAAGAACTGCCGCTTCAAGACCAAATCGAACGCTTTTACACATTGTCTGGCCTTTTAGGTGAATACAGCATGTTGTCAAAGCAAACTGCAGCCTTTCGAGAAAGAATTAAAAGGCTTGAAGAACGGAAATTTACTCTTGCTCTCTTTGGAGGCTTCAGCTCAGGGAAATCATCTTTTGCCAATGCGCTAGTCGGCGGAAGGGTGCTGCCTTCTTCGCCAACGCCAACTACAGCAACAATTAACAAAATCACAAAACCAACCAATGACAACTTCAACAAAACCGCGGATGTGGTGTTTAAGACGGAGGATGACATAACGGCTGACATTCTGCAGCTGACTGGAATGCAAAAAGAACCAGCAGGCCGTTCTTTCACAGAGAAGTGGGAAAAGGCAGTCAAAAAAAGCAGGCTGCAGGAAGAACACGTGAAATTGATCAGCAATTTCCTGCTTGCATACGAAAAGTATCAGCCATATATACAGGAACAAAAGACATTAACGATTCCGCTGTCTGAATTAAAGCCGTATGTGGCAGAGGAGGAAACGGCCTGCGCTGTGAAAGAGGTAACGGTCTATTATACATGCCCGATCACTGAAAAAGGGATTACGATCGTTGATACGCCCGGCGCGAGCAGCATGAACAAACGGCATACAGAGCTGGCGTTCCAATATATTAAAGATGCCGATGCGTTTTTTTATATGACGTATTATCAGCACTCCTTCTCGAAAGGAGACCGTTCATTTTTGCGAAAGCTAGGGCTGGTAAAAGAATCGCTCAGCATGGATAAAATGTTTTTCGTCATTAATGCAGCGGATCTTGCGAAAGATAAAACAGAGCTGGAAACAGTGACCGATTATGTCAGCGCAGAGCTTGTAAAAGAAGGGATTCATGATCCGCAGCTCTTTACCGTGTCTAGTAAGGAGGAACTGCTGGGAAAACAGGAATCATTTTATAATCAGTTTCCAAAAGTGAGAAAACACTTAGATCGCTTTATCGAAGTGGATGTAAAAAAAGCGTCAGCTGCACAGCTCAGTTCGGAAGCAAACAAACTATGCGAAACTGTTTTCCAGCTTCACCAATCCCAGCATCAGTCCAAGGAAGAAAAGGAAGCGCAGAAACAGCGCCTTATTTTGTCGTTTGAACGGACAGCAGCTGAAATCGAGAAACGCCGGAGCTCAGAAACCATCATTGAGAAAGTAAAAAAAGACACAAAAGAACAGCTTTATCACATTACACAGCGCTTATCCTTTTTTTCGAATGATTTATTAAAATCGGCATTTCATCCGGGGCTTCAGAACGGGGATTGGAAAAAGAACGTCGGTAAGGCAATGAAAACCGCATTACATGAATATCAGTTTGAATATGTTCAGGAAATCAAAACACTTGATGTTCGCATGAGCGGTTTTATTGAGCGGCATATCGCGGAAGAGTGGCTGGAAAGCTTTCAAAAAACATTAAACGAGGACGGTTATTTTTCCATTTATGCGGGGGAAAAGCATTCGAACGGCATACAGTTGAAGGAAGTTGAACCTGATATAGATGAACGTGTCTTTGAACAGGAACAAAAAGAAATCAAAACACCAAAACACTTTTTTGAACAGAAAGGAAAAGCGGCCTTCATCGAAGCTGTGCGGACGAAACTCAATAAAATCACAGAGCATTGGGTGACAAATGAAGAAGAAAGCCTTATTTCTCATTATACAGATCACCTCAGACGCTTGCAGGAACATATGGCTGACAAAGCAATGGAACAAATAAAGGATCAAAAAGATACGTATTTAGAAGGATATGCAGATGGGGAACACGCGAAAGAGATTGAAAAGGCATACCAAGCTTGCATCTCTTGGCAAAGATCATCCAATACAATAAAAATGTAA
- a CDS encoding isoprenylcysteine carboxyl methyltransferase family protein — protein MFWLLIVILIAQRAAEMAVARQNEQKVKQQGAIEFGESHYPYIIIMHILFFLSLIAEVLLMNKQPSSWWIGIAATIVSVQAVRYWALCSLGAYWNTKILVIPGAELVKKGPYKWMKHPNYTVVILEILLIPLLYQAYITMCLFSVVNAVLLTVRIRTEDKALEEYSIK, from the coding sequence ATGTTTTGGTTGTTAATCGTCATTCTCATTGCACAAAGAGCAGCTGAAATGGCAGTAGCCAGGCAAAATGAACAAAAGGTAAAGCAACAAGGGGCAATCGAATTCGGCGAGAGCCATTATCCGTATATCATCATTATGCATATCCTTTTTTTTCTATCTTTAATTGCAGAAGTGCTGCTGATGAATAAACAGCCGTCAAGCTGGTGGATCGGTATCGCTGCGACTATAGTAAGTGTGCAGGCAGTACGCTATTGGGCGCTTTGTTCCTTAGGAGCCTATTGGAATACGAAAATTCTTGTCATTCCAGGTGCGGAGCTTGTGAAAAAAGGCCCTTATAAATGGATGAAGCACCCAAACTATACCGTTGTTATATTAGAAATCTTATTGATTCCGCTACTGTATCAAGCGTACATTACCATGTGCCTGTTTTCCGTTGTCAATGCCGTGTTGTTAACAGTCAGAATTCGTACAGAAGACAAAGCATTAGAGGAATACAGCATAAAATAG
- the kdgT gene encoding 2-keto-3-deoxygluconate transporter has product MKIKATIERVPGGMMIIPLFLGAALNTFAPGTAEFFGGFTGALINGTLPILGVFIFCVGATIDFRSSGYIARKGITLLLGKVGFAALLGVIAAQFIPDEGIQSGFFAGLSVLAIVAVLNETNGGLYLALMNHMGRKEDAGAFAFISTESGPFMTMVTFGVTGLAAFPWETLAATVIPFLLGCILGNLDHDLRDLFSKVVPAIIPFFAFSLGNTLNFGMLVQSGLLGIFIGVSVVILSGSSLFLLDRFVARGDGVAGVAASSTAGAAVAVPYALAEANASFAPVAESATAIIATSVIVTSLLTPLATVWVDKKINEKKRKTPPPKNQMTIN; this is encoded by the coding sequence ATGAAAATCAAAGCGACAATTGAACGGGTACCTGGCGGAATGATGATTATTCCGCTGTTTCTGGGAGCGGCACTGAATACGTTTGCGCCTGGAACTGCGGAGTTCTTTGGAGGGTTTACGGGTGCTTTGATTAACGGAACGCTGCCGATATTGGGTGTTTTTATCTTTTGCGTAGGAGCGACGATTGATTTTCGTTCTTCAGGCTATATTGCAAGGAAAGGAATCACATTATTATTGGGAAAGGTCGGATTTGCAGCGCTGCTCGGTGTGATCGCAGCGCAATTTATACCTGATGAAGGCATACAATCCGGCTTTTTTGCAGGTCTTTCTGTTTTAGCAATTGTCGCGGTATTGAATGAAACGAACGGCGGCCTGTATTTGGCGCTCATGAACCATATGGGAAGAAAAGAGGATGCGGGCGCTTTCGCGTTTATCAGTACAGAATCAGGGCCTTTTATGACCATGGTGACGTTTGGTGTGACGGGACTTGCCGCATTCCCGTGGGAAACGCTGGCAGCGACAGTCATCCCGTTTTTGCTCGGCTGTATACTTGGAAATCTTGATCATGATCTCAGAGACTTATTCAGCAAGGTTGTGCCTGCGATCATCCCGTTTTTCGCCTTTTCGCTCGGCAACACCTTGAATTTTGGAATGCTGGTCCAATCAGGTCTGCTGGGCATATTTATCGGTGTTTCTGTCGTCATTTTATCCGGCAGCTCCTTGTTTTTGCTTGATCGTTTTGTCGCGCGCGGAGACGGTGTCGCCGGAGTGGCGGCTTCTTCTACGGCAGGAGCGGCTGTAGCCGTGCCATATGCCTTAGCGGAGGCAAATGCTTCGTTTGCGCCAGTTGCTGAATCAGCAACTGCAATCATAGCAACAAGCGTTATTGTCACCTCGCTGCTAACCCCGCTGGCAACAGTATGGGTGGATAAAAAAATCAATGAGAAAAAGCGGAAAACACCACCCCCAAAAAATCAAATGACGATCAACTGA
- the eda gene encoding bifunctional 4-hydroxy-2-oxoglutarate aldolase/2-dehydro-3-deoxy-phosphogluconate aldolase, whose translation MESKIVENRLKEARLIAVIRSKDKQEACQQIESLLDKGVRAVEVTYTTPGASDIIESFRNREDVLIGAGTVITAQQAGEAAEAGAQFIVSPGFSADLAEHLSFLKTHYIPGVLTPSEIMEALTSGFTTLKLFPSGVFGLPFMKNLAGPFPQVTFIPTGGIHPSEVPDWLKAGAGAVGVGSQLGSCSKEDLQAVFQV comes from the coding sequence ATGGAGTCCAAAATCGTTGAAAACCGTCTGAAAGAAGCGAGGCTGATTGCAGTCATTCGCTCAAAGGATAAACAGGAGGCCTGTCAGCAGATTGAGAGTTTACTTGATAAAGGGGTTCGTGCGGTTGAAGTGACTTATACGACGCCAGGAGCATCAGATATTATCGAGTCCTTCCGTAATAGAGAAGATGTCTTAATCGGTGCGGGCACGGTGATCACTGCGCAGCAAGCGGGAGAAGCTGCTGAGGCTGGTGCGCAGTTTATTGTCAGTCCGGGTTTTTCAGCAGACCTTGCTGAACATCTTTCTTTTTTGAAGACACATTATATCCCCGGCGTGTTGACTCCGAGCGAAATTATGGAAGCGCTGACAAGTGGTTTTACTACTTTAAAGCTGTTCCCAAGCGGTGTATTTGGCCTCCCGTTTATGAAAAATTTAGCCGGGCCTTTTCCGCAAGTAACCTTTATTCCCACAGGCGGGATACATCCGTCTGAAGTGCCGGATTGGCTCAAAGCTGGAGCTGGCGCCGTTGGTGTCGGAAGCCAGCTGGGCAGCTGTTCAAAAGAGGATTTGCAGGCTGTTTTCCAAGTGTAA
- the xpt gene encoding xanthine phosphoribosyltransferase, which yields MEALKRKIEEEGVVLSDQVLKVDSFLNHQIDPLLMQKIGDEFAARFAKDGITKIVTIESSGIAPAVMTGLKLGVPVVFARKHKSLTLTDSLLTASVYSFTKQTESQIAVSGTHLSDQDHVLIIDDFLANGQAAHGLVSIVKQAGASIAGLGIVIEKSFQPGREELVSLGYRVESLARIQSLKEGKVSFVQEVHS from the coding sequence ATGGAAGCACTGAAACGGAAAATAGAGGAAGAAGGCGTCGTATTATCCGATCAAGTATTGAAAGTGGATTCCTTTTTGAATCACCAAATTGATCCGCTGCTTATGCAGAAAATCGGTGACGAATTTGCTGCCAGATTTGCAAAAGACGGTATTACCAAAATTGTGACAATCGAATCTTCCGGAATCGCTCCCGCAGTGATGACGGGCTTGAAGCTGGGAGTGCCGGTCGTCTTCGCGAGAAAACATAAATCATTAACACTTACCGACAGCTTGCTGACAGCGTCCGTTTATTCCTTTACGAAGCAGACGGAAAGCCAAATCGCAGTCTCGGGAACCCACCTGTCAGATCAGGATCATGTATTGATTATCGATGATTTTTTGGCAAATGGACAAGCAGCGCATGGGCTCGTGTCGATTGTGAAGCAGGCGGGAGCTTCTATTGCGGGACTTGGCATTGTCATTGAAAAGTCATTTCAACCAGGAAGAGAAGAACTAGTGAGCCTTGGCTACCGAGTGGAATCTTTGGCAAGAATTCAATCTTTAAAAGAAGGAAAAGTGTCCTTCGTACAGGAGGTTCATTCATGA